In one Pseudomonas sp. SG20056 genomic region, the following are encoded:
- the truD gene encoding tRNA pseudouridine(13) synthase TruD has protein sequence MNELELLGPRAYGEPCGTAVLKAVAEDFQVDEVLDIPLAGEGEHLWLWVEKRELNTEEAAKRIARAAGVPLKLISYAGLKDRQALTRQWFSLHLPGKVDPDLSAAEDASLSILKQVRHTRKLQRGAHAANGFTLRLTQLAADREVLDQRLTQIAAKGIPNYYGLQRFGFEGGNVAHARHFAANKSLPEKRNVRSRVLSAARSYLFNQVLAARVAAGSWNQALLGDLLAFTDSRSFFVAGEAECSDPRLAILDLHPTGPLWGAGVSSAGGVAQALEQDLAARESVLVDWLAEADMTHERRILRLPIGGLSWHYPEPDILQLEFVLPAGCFATVLVRELVDLLPAGQTDNPCVF, from the coding sequence ATGAACGAGCTTGAACTGCTAGGCCCGCGCGCCTATGGCGAACCCTGTGGCACGGCAGTGCTCAAGGCCGTGGCGGAGGACTTTCAGGTCGATGAAGTGCTGGATATTCCCCTGGCCGGCGAGGGCGAGCACCTCTGGCTGTGGGTGGAAAAGCGTGAGCTGAACACCGAAGAGGCCGCCAAGCGCATCGCCCGTGCCGCCGGCGTGCCGTTGAAGTTGATCAGCTACGCTGGCCTCAAAGATCGTCAGGCCCTGACCCGTCAGTGGTTCAGCCTGCACCTGCCGGGCAAAGTTGACCCAGACCTGAGCGCCGCCGAAGATGCCAGTCTGAGCATCCTCAAGCAGGTGCGGCATACCCGCAAACTGCAGCGCGGCGCCCATGCGGCCAACGGCTTTACCCTGCGCCTGACTCAGCTGGCTGCGGATCGTGAGGTGCTGGATCAGCGCCTGACGCAAATCGCTGCCAAGGGCATTCCCAACTATTACGGCTTGCAGCGTTTTGGTTTTGAGGGCGGCAATGTCGCCCATGCCCGGCATTTTGCGGCGAACAAGAGCCTGCCGGAGAAGCGCAATGTGCGCTCGCGAGTGCTCTCGGCTGCGCGCAGCTATCTGTTCAATCAGGTTTTAGCCGCGCGAGTAGCAGCCGGCAGCTGGAATCAGGCGCTGCTTGGTGATCTGCTGGCCTTTACCGACAGCCGCAGCTTCTTTGTGGCCGGCGAGGCGGAGTGCAGCGATCCGCGCCTGGCGATTCTCGATCTGCACCCAACGGGCCCGTTGTGGGGCGCAGGTGTCTCCAGCGCCGGCGGTGTGGCGCAGGCGCTTGAGCAGGATCTGGCCGCACGCGAAAGCGTTCTGGTCGACTGGTTGGCAGAAGCAGACATGACGCACGAACGGCGTATCCTGCGCCTCCCCATTGGCGGCCTGTCGTGGCATTATCCGGAACCTGACATTCTGCAACTGGAATTCGTCCTGCCGGCTGGATGCTTCGCCACCGTCTTGGTGCGTGAGCTCGTCGATCTGTTGCCTGCAGGGCAGACGGACAACCCATGCGTATTCTGA
- the ispF gene encoding 2-C-methyl-D-erythritol 2,4-cyclodiphosphate synthase codes for MRIGHGYDVHRFGEGSFITLGGVQIPHKFGLLAHSDGDVLLHALSDALLGAAALGDIGKHFPDTDPTFKGADSRMLLRHVLGLVHAKGWQVGNVDATIVAQAPKMAPHIESMRARIAEDLQVGLDQVNVKATTTEKLGFTGREEGVAVHAVALLVAR; via the coding sequence ATGCGTATTGGCCACGGCTACGATGTGCACCGCTTCGGTGAGGGTTCCTTTATCACCCTGGGCGGCGTGCAGATTCCCCATAAATTCGGCCTGTTGGCCCATTCCGATGGTGACGTGCTGCTGCATGCCCTGAGCGATGCTCTACTCGGCGCGGCCGCGTTGGGTGATATCGGCAAACACTTCCCTGATACCGATCCGACCTTCAAGGGCGCTGACAGCCGCATGCTGCTGCGCCATGTGCTCGGTCTGGTGCATGCCAAGGGCTGGCAAGTCGGTAATGTCGACGCCACCATCGTCGCCCAGGCACCGAAGATGGCGCCGCATATCGAGAGCATGCGCGCGCGGATTGCCGAAGACCTGCAGGTGGGCCTGGATCAGGTCAACGTCAAGGCCACTACCACCGAGAAACTTGGTTTTACCGGTCGCGAAGAAGGCGTTGCCGTGCATGCCGTTGCGCTGTTGGTCGCCCGATGA